In the Chryseobacterium sp. MYb264 genome, one interval contains:
- a CDS encoding anti-sigma factor yields the protein MRLLKALAEIYNQLKTEIADMNNHKKYQDLAMQKMNPKMDMTTDPNMEVVMLKGVEKHTDSKAMVFWNKNTKDVYLTAESLPKAPDGIHYQLWAIEDGKPVNAGMYTLEKDSEIALANISNAQAFAITLEKQGGSTIPTMKNMYVMGEI from the coding sequence ATGAGACTTCTAAAGGCTTTAGCCGAAATTTATAATCAATTGAAGACCGAGATTGCGGATATGAACAATCATAAAAAATATCAGGATCTTGCGATGCAGAAAATGAACCCTAAGATGGATATGACAACCGATCCGAATATGGAAGTGGTGATGCTAAAAGGTGTTGAAAAGCATACCGATTCCAAAGCCATGGTTTTCTGGAATAAAAATACGAAAGATGTTTATCTTACCGCCGAAAGTCTTCCAAAAGCACCTGATGGTATACACTATCAGCTTTGGGCCATTGAAGATGGCAAACCTGTAAATGCAGGAATGTACACGCTTGAAAAAGACAGCGAAATTGCTTTAGCGAATATTTCTAATGCTCAGGCCTTTGCAATTACTTTAGAAAAGCAAGGCGGAAGTACGATCCCAACCATGAAAAATATGTACGTGATGGGAGAGATTTAA
- a CDS encoding M28 family peptidase yields MKKILGTSLLLLSLAVFGQAKEDSIQFSKISIEILNKGKAYTELRDLTKNIGHRLSGSAAYEKSVQWAAQKLRDAGADKVWLQEVMIPVWERGRESLEIKTANGKWKSLKMLSLGNSEGTGGKDVSGEIIMVKSMEEYEKLPAEKVKGKIVFFNYPFSQSFVQTFNGYGDAAKYRVNAAALTAKKGGKFAIIRSLSSAFDDVPHTGGMRYEEKVDKIPAVAIGNTTADDLENALQKQTITAKLNSNCGMKGEKLSHSVIGELTGKKDQSVIVVGGHLDSWDVGEGAHDDGAGIVQSIEVLRTFKNLGIPNNHTIRVVCFANEENGVKGGIEYGKVAKENKERHLFAIESDAGGFSPRGVALNMEDLRRKEIQSWKHLFIPYGAYDFDEKYSGTDIYPLHDMGVPTAELMPDSQRYFDIHHTEEDTFEKVNRRELLLGATVMTQLIYMIDKNW; encoded by the coding sequence ATGAAAAAGATATTAGGAACTTCATTATTGCTTCTCAGCTTAGCCGTTTTCGGGCAGGCGAAAGAAGATTCAATACAGTTCAGCAAAATTTCAATTGAAATATTAAATAAAGGAAAAGCATACACCGAATTAAGAGATTTAACGAAAAACATTGGTCACCGTTTGAGCGGTTCTGCGGCTTATGAAAAATCGGTGCAATGGGCCGCTCAGAAACTTCGTGACGCGGGAGCAGATAAGGTTTGGCTTCAGGAAGTAATGATTCCGGTTTGGGAAAGAGGAAGAGAATCCTTAGAGATAAAAACGGCCAACGGAAAATGGAAAAGCCTGAAAATGCTTTCTCTAGGAAACTCTGAAGGAACTGGCGGTAAAGATGTTTCCGGAGAGATCATCATGGTAAAATCGATGGAAGAATACGAAAAACTTCCTGCCGAAAAAGTAAAAGGCAAAATTGTTTTCTTCAACTACCCTTTCAGTCAGTCTTTTGTTCAGACTTTTAACGGATATGGCGATGCGGCAAAATACAGAGTAAATGCTGCGGCATTAACGGCTAAAAAAGGCGGGAAATTCGCGATTATCCGCTCGCTTTCTTCGGCTTTTGATGATGTACCACACACGGGTGGCATGCGTTATGAAGAAAAAGTAGATAAAATTCCTGCCGTTGCCATCGGAAATACCACTGCTGATGATTTGGAAAATGCTTTACAGAAGCAAACGATCACGGCTAAATTAAATTCTAACTGCGGCATGAAGGGTGAGAAACTCTCCCACTCCGTAATTGGTGAACTGACAGGTAAAAAAGATCAAAGCGTCATCGTTGTTGGCGGACATTTGGATTCCTGGGATGTTGGTGAAGGTGCACATGATGACGGAGCCGGAATTGTGCAGAGCATTGAGGTTTTGAGAACATTTAAAAACTTAGGTATTCCGAATAATCATACGATACGTGTTGTTTGTTTTGCGAATGAGGAAAACGGCGTGAAAGGTGGTATCGAGTACGGAAAAGTAGCCAAAGAAAATAAAGAAAGACATCTTTTTGCGATAGAATCTGATGCCGGAGGTTTTTCTCCGCGAGGTGTTGCATTGAATATGGAAGATTTAAGAAGAAAGGAAATCCAAAGTTGGAAGCATCTTTTTATTCCGTATGGAGCATATGATTTTGATGAAAAATATTCGGGAACAGATATTTATCCGCTTCATGATATGGGCGTTCCGACTGCCGAACTGATGCCGGATTCTCAGCGATATTTTGATATTCATCACACCGAAGAAGATACTTTTGAAAAGGTGAACCGAAGAGAATTATTGCTCGGTGCAACTGTAATGACCCAGCTTATTTATATGATTGATAAGAATTGGTAA
- a CDS encoding M28 family peptidase yields the protein MKKVFIIIPLFLGGILFSQKKPQKKNPIRKTTVVKFNYHDEFKKISDEIMTNGIAYDNLGELTKGVGPRFSGTSGYEKAAQWAEKKLKDIGIEMIWRQEARVPVWVRGRESLQIKTANGDWKNIKMLSFGNSEGTGGKDLTGEIVLINSTAELNALSIGKLKDKIVFVNVPMDPKIINTSDSYLSTAKSKLISASVIAKTGAKALIIRSLTTANDDIPHAKMIYYEADDKVKIPALSIGVRSADELENLLKKQKVTAKISMSAESKGETTNPNIIAEIGGKKDSKVIVLGAQLDSWDFAEGAHDDGTGVVQCIEVLRTLKALGFENNHTIRVVLYANSENGGQGRETYAAYVKKKEEKHVFALGTDAGGYSPRGFSLDMPPQRRRQVFEWKNYFLPYGVYDFDQTDAIQDISPLKKLDIPLAELVVDTQRYFDYHHSEQDTFDKVNKRELLLGAVAMTQMILMIDKNW from the coding sequence ATGAAAAAAGTCTTCATTATAATTCCACTCTTTTTGGGTGGAATTTTATTTTCTCAAAAAAAACCTCAGAAAAAAAATCCTATCAGAAAAACGACCGTTGTAAAATTCAACTATCATGATGAGTTTAAAAAAATCTCAGACGAGATCATGACCAACGGAATAGCATACGATAATTTGGGAGAACTCACAAAAGGCGTGGGTCCACGTTTCAGCGGAACTTCCGGATACGAAAAAGCGGCACAATGGGCAGAAAAAAAGCTGAAAGATATTGGTATTGAAATGATCTGGAGACAGGAAGCCAGAGTTCCTGTTTGGGTACGTGGACGAGAATCTTTACAGATAAAAACTGCCAATGGAGACTGGAAAAATATAAAAATGCTCTCTTTCGGAAATTCTGAAGGAACCGGCGGAAAAGATCTTACCGGAGAAATTGTTCTTATTAATTCAACCGCTGAGCTTAATGCACTATCGATTGGAAAGTTGAAAGACAAAATTGTTTTTGTGAATGTTCCTATGGATCCGAAAATAATTAATACGAGTGATTCTTATTTAAGTACGGCAAAATCAAAATTAATTTCAGCTTCTGTCATTGCCAAAACGGGAGCAAAAGCTTTAATTATAAGATCATTAACAACCGCTAATGACGACATTCCTCATGCTAAAATGATTTATTATGAGGCAGATGATAAAGTGAAAATTCCAGCTTTATCTATTGGTGTCCGTTCAGCAGATGAGCTTGAAAATTTATTAAAAAAGCAAAAAGTAACGGCTAAGATTAGTATGTCTGCCGAATCTAAAGGCGAAACCACAAACCCGAATATCATCGCTGAAATTGGCGGTAAAAAAGATTCTAAAGTTATTGTTTTAGGCGCTCAGCTGGATTCCTGGGATTTTGCTGAAGGCGCACATGATGACGGAACCGGAGTGGTACAGTGCATTGAAGTATTAAGAACTTTGAAAGCACTTGGCTTTGAAAATAATCATACGATAAGAGTGGTATTGTACGCCAACAGTGAAAATGGCGGACAAGGAAGAGAAACCTATGCCGCTTATGTGAAAAAGAAAGAAGAAAAACACGTTTTTGCATTAGGAACCGATGCCGGAGGATATTCCCCGAGAGGATTTTCTTTAGATATGCCACCGCAAAGAAGAAGACAGGTTTTTGAATGGAAAAATTATTTCCTTCCGTATGGTGTGTATGATTTTGATCAAACAGATGCCATTCAGGATATTTCTCCGCTGAAAAAACTGGATATTCCGTTGGCAGAATTGGTGGTAGATACCCAACGATATTTTGATTATCACCATTCCGAGCAAGATACTTTTGATAAAGTAAATAAAAGGGAACTTCTTCTGGGAGCAGTTGCCATGACACAAATGATCCTTATGATTGATAAAAATTGGTAA
- a CDS encoding peptidylprolyl isomerase yields MNVDKETYEGLKDGLYANIQTTKGNLIVQFEDKKAPVTVANFIGLAEGKIDNKAKAKGVPYYDGTIFHRVIKDFMIQGGDPQGTGMGDPGYKFEDEKNDLKHTGKGILSMANSGPNTNGSQFFITEVATPWLDGRHTIFGKVVKGEDVIDAIANVEKGAQDKPKTDIVLEKVGIFSKGDEYKNYDAAKTFNEGKAKIAENNKAFIAKEEAEKKKKEEEFKANQLKMVEDLKAGMQVTESGLYYKITKTTDGKAAKAGDNVSVHYAGKLVDGTKFDSSFDRNEPIEIPIGMGRVIKGWDEGIVLLKEGETATLLIPPAMGYGERGAGGVIPPNAWLIFDVELVKVK; encoded by the coding sequence ATGAACGTAGACAAAGAAACTTACGAAGGGCTTAAAGACGGACTTTACGCTAATATTCAGACGACAAAAGGGAACTTAATTGTACAGTTTGAAGACAAAAAGGCACCAGTAACAGTGGCTAATTTTATTGGTCTTGCTGAAGGTAAAATTGATAACAAAGCAAAAGCAAAAGGAGTTCCTTATTACGACGGAACCATCTTCCACAGAGTGATCAAAGATTTTATGATCCAGGGAGGAGATCCCCAGGGAACAGGAATGGGAGATCCCGGATATAAGTTCGAAGACGAGAAAAATGATCTAAAACACACAGGGAAAGGTATACTTTCGATGGCTAATTCAGGACCGAATACTAATGGTTCTCAGTTTTTCATCACCGAAGTAGCTACCCCTTGGTTGGACGGAAGACATACCATCTTCGGAAAAGTAGTAAAGGGAGAGGATGTGATCGATGCCATTGCCAATGTTGAAAAAGGAGCTCAGGACAAGCCTAAAACGGATATTGTTCTTGAAAAAGTAGGAATTTTCAGCAAAGGTGATGAGTATAAAAACTACGATGCGGCAAAAACCTTTAATGAAGGAAAAGCTAAAATAGCTGAAAATAATAAAGCTTTTATTGCTAAAGAAGAGGCTGAAAAGAAGAAAAAAGAAGAAGAATTCAAAGCGAACCAGTTGAAAATGGTGGAAGACCTGAAAGCGGGGATGCAGGTAACAGAATCCGGTCTTTACTATAAAATCACTAAAACAACGGATGGGAAAGCTGCAAAGGCAGGAGATAATGTATCTGTTCATTATGCAGGAAAATTAGTTGACGGGACGAAATTCGACTCGTCATTCGACAGAAATGAGCCTATTGAGATCCCAATTGGAATGGGAAGGGTAATCAAAGGTTGGGACGAAGGAATTGTTTTGCTGAAAGAAGGTGAAACTGCGACCTTACTGATTCCGCCAGCGATGGGTTATGGAGAAAGAGGAGCCGGAGGAGTGATCCCGCCAAATGCATGGTTAATCTTTGATGTTGAGCTGGTAAAAGTGAAATAA
- a CDS encoding LexA family transcriptional regulator, which produces MSIFSDNIRLLRAKQGKTQRETADHLEISRSRYISYENARSKPPIDVMVRMSKHFHVSIDLLLSVDITKYPLEDMLKLPDNRIVLPVVVDHAGNETIEIVPQKASMGYLSGYSDPGYIESLQRISLPFLNNGKFRAFPADGDSMPPFKDGSFIVGKYVESLTELKENKTYIFVTANDGITYKRCKAKNSNSITVAADNSFYDPYDIAFEDILEVWQYASGIFPEDF; this is translated from the coding sequence ATGTCAATTTTTTCAGATAATATAAGGTTGCTGCGGGCTAAACAAGGGAAAACTCAACGCGAAACTGCCGATCATTTAGAAATTTCCCGCTCAAGATATATTTCCTACGAAAATGCAAGATCCAAACCCCCAATTGATGTAATGGTCAGAATGTCAAAACATTTTCATGTGAGCATTGATCTTTTATTATCTGTAGATATAACGAAATATCCCCTTGAGGATATGCTTAAGCTTCCTGATAACAGAATTGTCTTACCTGTAGTAGTGGATCATGCAGGAAATGAGACCATTGAAATTGTTCCTCAGAAGGCATCTATGGGATATTTAAGCGGTTACAGCGATCCAGGGTATATAGAAAGTTTACAGAGAATTTCTCTTCCTTTTCTGAATAACGGAAAATTCAGAGCTTTTCCGGCCGATGGAGATTCGATGCCTCCGTTTAAAGACGGTTCTTTCATCGTGGGCAAATATGTGGAAAGTCTTACCGAACTGAAAGAAAATAAAACATATATATTTGTGACGGCTAATGACGGGATTACCTACAAGAGATGTAAGGCCAAAAACAGTAATTCTATTACAGTCGCTGCGGACAATTCGTTCTATGATCCGTATGATATCGCCTTTGAAGATATTCTGGAGGTATGGCAATATGCTTCCGGCATCTTTCCTGAGGACTTCTGA
- a CDS encoding aldo/keto reductase, producing MEKRKIKNTDLSIAPINFGGNVFGWTLDEKQSFDILDQFIAGGFNFIDTADTYSWWVNGKGGQSEEIIGKWMKERANRHGLVIATKVGSETKEHGFDISKKHILKSVDESLQRLQTDYIDIYYTHFDDNKTPVEETLSAYDEIVKAGKVRYIAASNVSPERLKESFEVAEKNNFPKYVALQPHYNLLEREGFESNYAPLVEQFGLSVFPYWSLAAGFLTGKYRDEADLSKSPRGEGVRKYLNPKGLEVLKALDEISSKHETTQGAVALAWLLANPLITAPIVSATSKSQLETLFAAPNIQLSSDDVELLNKVSL from the coding sequence ATGGAAAAAAGAAAAATAAAAAATACCGATCTGTCAATCGCGCCAATTAATTTTGGAGGAAATGTTTTCGGATGGACGCTCGATGAAAAACAGTCTTTTGATATTTTAGATCAGTTCATTGCGGGAGGTTTCAATTTTATAGACACAGCAGATACGTACTCTTGGTGGGTGAACGGAAAAGGTGGTCAATCCGAAGAAATCATCGGAAAATGGATGAAAGAACGCGCCAACAGACACGGCTTGGTGATCGCTACAAAAGTAGGTTCTGAAACAAAAGAACACGGCTTCGATATCAGTAAAAAACATATTTTAAAATCTGTGGATGAATCCTTGCAAAGACTTCAGACCGATTATATCGATATTTATTACACGCATTTTGACGACAATAAAACACCGGTAGAAGAAACTTTGTCGGCATATGATGAAATTGTAAAAGCAGGAAAAGTGCGCTATATTGCAGCTTCTAATGTTTCTCCGGAAAGGCTGAAAGAATCTTTTGAAGTGGCCGAGAAAAATAATTTCCCGAAATATGTTGCGCTGCAGCCTCATTATAATTTACTGGAAAGAGAAGGTTTTGAATCTAATTATGCTCCTTTGGTTGAGCAATTTGGTTTAAGCGTATTTCCTTATTGGTCTTTAGCTGCAGGATTTTTAACTGGAAAATACCGTGATGAAGCCGATTTATCAAAAAGTCCAAGAGGTGAGGGCGTAAGAAAATATCTAAATCCTAAAGGTTTGGAAGTTTTGAAAGCATTGGATGAAATCAGTTCTAAACATGAAACAACACAAGGCGCCGTAGCATTGGCTTGGTTATTGGCAAATCCTTTAATTACTGCACCAATTGTAAGTGCAACAAGTAAATCGCAGTTGGAAACCTTGTTTGCTGCCCCCAATATCCAATTAAGCAGTGATGATGTGGAACTTTTAAACAAAGTAAGCCTTTAA
- a CDS encoding chloride channel protein has product MKIHNRRKFLSFLKFKRDFQKYGLEKARSYELIIHWLNNRLSRNQFLVLSGIIVGCSAGLAGVILKTLVHSIHHFITTKVHFEYQILFYVIFPFLGIVLTTSIVLTIFKGQDRKGIGAILYEIAQNSSIVSSVKMYSQIVQSAVTVGLGGSAGLESPIAVTGSAIGSNFAQTYRLSYKERTLLLAAGATAGIASAFNAPIAGIMFAFEILLTGVVFTDFIPLVVAAVCGSLLSRVLLQEDVLFRFYTREAFNYRNLPYYLILGIVTGLYARYFVVISQKVEHFIKGLKMSRLRKAMFGGAVLSLLCVLFPPLFGEGYETVKAFTNGDTHLIIENSLFRYFEIKEITIIIFLILVLLLKAFATSFTIFSGGNGGNFAPSLFAGGTVGYLFAIVCQQIGFTEVPVTNLVLVGMAGAMSGVMYAPLTAIFLIAESSFGYDLFIPLMIVSIMSYLIAKWFSPISPELKSLADQGKIFTNKHDKNLLFSLKTEDFIDSYSQAVNENAPITELFELIKNGNKNIFAVIDENKSLKGIVTIDDIRPYLFSNEEISTTITKIMKVPPAIIHPEDQPLDILQTFDDTGVWNLPVVNKENQFIGFISKSKILTSYRQLLKEYSD; this is encoded by the coding sequence GTGAAAATTCATAATAGAAGAAAATTTCTCAGCTTTCTGAAGTTTAAGAGAGATTTTCAAAAATATGGGCTTGAAAAAGCAAGAAGTTACGAGCTCATCATTCATTGGCTCAACAACAGGTTGAGCAGGAATCAGTTTTTAGTACTTTCGGGAATTATCGTAGGATGTTCTGCTGGTTTGGCAGGTGTTATTTTAAAAACACTGGTTCACTCCATCCATCATTTTATCACCACGAAAGTTCATTTTGAATATCAAATTCTCTTTTATGTAATTTTTCCGTTTTTAGGAATTGTTTTAACGACGAGTATTGTTTTAACGATTTTTAAAGGACAAGACAGAAAAGGAATTGGTGCCATTTTATACGAAATTGCACAGAATTCCAGTATAGTTTCTTCTGTTAAAATGTACTCTCAGATCGTTCAGAGTGCCGTGACTGTAGGGCTTGGTGGTTCCGCAGGCCTGGAAAGTCCGATTGCGGTAACGGGTTCTGCCATTGGTTCTAATTTTGCCCAAACCTATCGATTGAGTTATAAAGAACGTACACTTTTACTGGCTGCGGGTGCCACGGCGGGGATTGCTTCCGCTTTTAACGCTCCGATTGCCGGAATTATGTTTGCCTTTGAAATTTTATTAACGGGAGTTGTCTTTACAGATTTCATTCCTTTAGTCGTAGCAGCAGTTTGCGGAAGTTTACTTTCAAGAGTTTTATTACAGGAAGATGTACTTTTCAGATTTTATACAAGAGAAGCTTTTAATTATAGAAATCTTCCTTATTATCTGATTTTAGGAATTGTAACAGGCTTATACGCAAGATATTTCGTGGTAATTTCTCAAAAAGTAGAACATTTTATCAAAGGGCTGAAAATGTCGCGTTTAAGAAAAGCAATGTTTGGTGGCGCTGTTTTATCTTTGTTATGCGTTCTCTTTCCGCCTTTATTCGGTGAAGGTTATGAAACCGTGAAAGCATTTACCAACGGAGATACCCATTTAATTATAGAAAACAGCCTTTTTAGGTATTTTGAAATTAAAGAGATTACGATCATTATTTTCCTGATTCTGGTTTTATTATTAAAGGCTTTTGCCACTTCTTTTACTATTTTTAGCGGCGGAAACGGCGGTAATTTTGCACCTTCACTTTTTGCCGGAGGAACTGTTGGTTATCTATTCGCTATTGTTTGTCAACAAATTGGTTTTACGGAAGTTCCTGTTACGAATTTAGTTTTGGTAGGAATGGCAGGAGCAATGAGTGGTGTTATGTATGCCCCATTAACAGCTATTTTCCTGATTGCAGAGTCAAGTTTTGGATATGATCTTTTTATTCCTTTAATGATTGTTTCCATTATGTCTTATTTAATTGCAAAATGGTTCTCTCCTATTTCTCCTGAACTTAAATCATTGGCAGATCAGGGAAAAATTTTCACTAATAAGCACGATAAGAATTTATTGTTTTCATTAAAAACTGAAGATTTCATTGACAGCTATTCTCAGGCAGTTAACGAAAATGCTCCGATTACAGAATTATTTGAATTAATTAAAAACGGAAATAAAAATATTTTCGCTGTAATTGATGAAAATAAATCATTAAAAGGAATTGTAACCATAGATGATATAAGACCTTATCTTTTTTCAAATGAGGAAATTTCAACAACGATTACTAAAATTATGAAAGTTCCGCCAGCTATTATTCATCCTGAAGATCAGCCGCTCGATATTCTTCAGACCTTTGATGATACCGGAGTTTGGAATTTGCCAGTTGTAAATAAAGAAAATCAGTTTATCGGTTTTATTTCTAAATCAAAAATTTTAACGAGTTACAGACAATTGTTAAAAGAATATTCAGATTAA
- a CDS encoding FKBP-type peptidyl-prolyl cis-trans isomerase: MKKILFISVLGLLGCNRNTQTAHPPVGGVLSQKDLDVSKQRMRNLNDVERIHIAHWIEGQSVRYYQMPLNYWVSIENYSQREKRQDNTLISYSYDIYDFDQTKIYDHPTERRDAKFGHFDEINAVEDALRFIREGEKVTLLVPSSLAYGTYGDEKKIDNDVPLIIKLKAL; encoded by the coding sequence ATGAAAAAAATACTCTTCATATCGGTATTGGGGTTGCTGGGCTGCAATAGAAATACTCAAACTGCGCATCCTCCGGTGGGGGGTGTCTTAAGTCAAAAAGATCTGGATGTTTCGAAACAGAGAATGAGGAATCTCAATGATGTTGAAAGAATTCACATAGCACACTGGATCGAAGGGCAATCTGTCAGGTATTATCAGATGCCGTTGAACTATTGGGTCAGCATAGAAAACTATAGTCAGAGAGAAAAAAGGCAGGACAACACCCTGATTTCCTATTCTTATGATATCTATGATTTTGATCAAACTAAAATTTATGATCACCCGACTGAAAGAAGAGATGCCAAATTCGGCCATTTTGATGAAATAAATGCGGTAGAGGATGCCTTACGTTTTATACGTGAGGGTGAAAAAGTTACACTTCTTGTTCCATCTTCTCTGGCCTACGGGACCTATGGAGATGAAAAGAAGATCGATAACGATGTACCATTAATCATAAAATTAAAAGCATTATAA
- a CDS encoding NAD(P)/FAD-dependent oxidoreductase gives MKKHIVIVGGGFAGINLIKSLVNDKRFKITLVDKNNYHFFPPLIYQVATSFIEASNISYPFRKFLSPYKHVKFHMGGLTNVLPESKTIQTETGEIAYDYLVLALGTESNFFGMQNVQKYALPMKTIDEALYLRNYMLLTLEEAARNKDLKEAQKLQNIVIAGGGPTGVELAGMIAEMGSYIAKKEYPEIKSSLSNIYLIDALPSLLSPMSKMAQQAAYDKLTRLGVKIILNTAVKDYADGKVILADGKSIETETLIWTSGVIGREVKGLPDESIGKGRRILVDAYNKVNGTENIYALGDICLQFSDEKFPKGHPQLAQVAIQQGKNLGQNFKRIEDEKVLHTFEYNDKGSMAIISKFNAVVDLPKFSFKGFTAWLTWLFIHIIPLVSFGSKVRLAMDWLRLFITNNPSIRLILRPKRST, from the coding sequence ATGAAAAAACATATCGTGATCGTAGGCGGCGGTTTTGCAGGAATTAATCTCATAAAATCTCTCGTAAACGATAAAAGATTCAAAATAACACTTGTTGATAAGAATAACTATCATTTTTTCCCGCCTCTGATCTATCAGGTGGCTACCTCTTTTATTGAGGCATCCAATATCAGTTATCCTTTCAGAAAATTTCTGTCACCTTATAAGCATGTGAAGTTTCATATGGGTGGGCTTACGAATGTTTTGCCTGAATCTAAAACCATTCAAACGGAAACGGGAGAAATCGCCTATGATTATCTTGTGTTGGCATTGGGTACAGAATCTAATTTTTTTGGAATGCAAAATGTCCAAAAATATGCATTACCGATGAAAACAATTGATGAAGCATTATATTTACGAAATTATATGCTTTTAACCCTCGAAGAAGCCGCCCGAAATAAAGACCTTAAAGAAGCACAAAAATTACAAAATATCGTAATTGCAGGCGGCGGACCAACAGGTGTGGAATTAGCTGGGATGATTGCCGAAATGGGAAGTTATATTGCTAAAAAAGAATACCCCGAAATAAAATCTTCATTATCTAATATTTATTTGATAGATGCACTGCCTTCTCTCCTTTCGCCCATGAGTAAAATGGCTCAGCAGGCAGCTTATGATAAACTTACCCGTTTGGGGGTTAAAATTATCCTTAATACGGCAGTTAAAGATTATGCGGATGGTAAAGTCATTCTCGCAGACGGAAAATCTATCGAAACCGAAACCCTGATCTGGACATCAGGAGTGATTGGGCGTGAAGTAAAAGGTCTCCCTGACGAAAGTATCGGCAAAGGACGAAGAATTCTCGTGGATGCCTATAATAAAGTAAACGGAACCGAAAATATTTATGCGTTGGGAGATATTTGTCTTCAATTTTCTGATGAAAAATTTCCGAAAGGTCATCCACAATTAGCACAGGTTGCGATTCAACAAGGTAAGAATCTTGGACAAAATTTCAAAAGAATTGAAGACGAAAAAGTGCTTCATACTTTTGAATATAATGATAAAGGAAGCATGGCGATCATTTCAAAATTCAATGCAGTGGTCGATTTGCCAAAGTTTTCTTTTAAAGGTTTTACAGCATGGCTTACCTGGCTTTTTATCCATATTATTCCTTTGGTTAGTTTTGGAAGCAAAGTCCGTCTGGCCATGGACTGGCTGAGATTATTCATCACCAATAATCCTTCCATCAGATTGATTCTTCGCCCAAAACGAAGCACCTGA
- a CDS encoding sugar phosphate isomerase/epimerase family protein yields MNIKFGASLLSWITPVWTPEAGKYAIEKTAQSGFDLIEILLPPSMEVNSREVKKQLKTHDLGVVCSLNLPKDAHIAFYPKVAEELIKKAIDKTAELETDLLGGVLHGGIGAFSGNPLTETEAEIIVDVWSTVADYAKEKGVNIAIEPINRYESYVCNTAQNVLELISKTEKDSLFVHLDTFHMNIEERNFYDPIIFAGKKLKHLHMTESHRGMLGEGTVCWDELFRALKEIDFEGNLVLENFSSSIPGMQQMVSLWQKSPYEAEELAKRSLDFMRKSL; encoded by the coding sequence ATGAATATAAAATTTGGGGCATCCCTTCTTTCATGGATTACACCTGTCTGGACACCTGAAGCCGGAAAATATGCTATTGAAAAAACAGCACAGTCAGGATTTGATCTTATTGAAATTCTCCTTCCGCCATCCATGGAAGTTAATTCGCGTGAAGTTAAAAAACAATTGAAAACTCATGATTTAGGGGTCGTTTGTTCTTTAAACTTACCAAAAGACGCGCATATTGCTTTTTATCCGAAGGTGGCCGAAGAATTGATCAAAAAGGCAATTGATAAAACAGCAGAACTTGAAACAGATCTTCTTGGAGGAGTACTTCACGGAGGAATAGGTGCTTTTTCAGGAAATCCTTTAACGGAAACGGAAGCGGAAATTATTGTCGATGTCTGGAGTACTGTGGCAGATTATGCAAAAGAAAAAGGAGTAAATATCGCCATTGAACCCATTAACCGATATGAAAGCTATGTCTGCAATACCGCTCAGAATGTATTAGAGCTCATTTCAAAAACAGAGAAAGATAGCCTTTTTGTCCATTTAGATACCTTCCATATGAATATTGAAGAGCGTAATTTTTATGATCCTATTATTTTTGCAGGCAAAAAATTAAAGCATCTTCACATGACAGAGTCGCACCGGGGAATGCTGGGAGAAGGAACTGTCTGCTGGGACGAATTATTTAGGGCATTAAAAGAAATAGATTTTGAAGGAAATCTCGTTCTGGAAAATTTTTCTTCCTCCATTCCCGGAATGCAGCAGATGGTTTCACTATGGCAAAAATCACCTTATGAAGCTGAAGAACTGGCAAAACGAAGTTTGGATTTCATGCGTAAATCGCTATAA